In Misgurnus anguillicaudatus chromosome 5, ASM2758022v2, whole genome shotgun sequence, a genomic segment contains:
- the ccl27a gene encoding C-C motif chemokine 27a, whose translation MMSSDKPTDEGGNTTCMCGFKPSLSSFTLSVESSMELKATCVLLLLILCVTIFTSTADGIPRCCVTVSKKIRRSDLQKVSKYDLQKKNGRCDIDAVILYIKQKKICADPKILGRLKKIKKKNNPKKA comes from the exons AACATGCATGTGTGGTTTTAAACCTTCATTAAGTTCATTTACTCTTAGTGTTGAATCAAGCATGGAGCTCAAAGCAACTTGTGTTCTTCTTCTGCTCATCTTGTGTGTCACCATCTTCACCAGCACTGCAG ATGGGATACCCAGATGCTGTGTGACGGTTTCAAAGAAAATCCGAAGATCCGATCTGCAAAAAGTTTCTAAATATGAtctacagaaaaaaaatggtcGCTGTGACATTGATGCAGTGAT ATTGTAtatcaaacagaaaaaaatctgtGCAGATCCTAAAATCCTGGGACGCttgaagaaaataaaaaagaagaaTAACCCCAAAAAGGCTTAA
- the slc35d2 gene encoding nucleotide sugar transporter SLC35D2 gives MIFNDDIKHGRLVKLLSAVFYAVSSFLIIVVNKSILTQYRFPSYMFLGIGQMAATIIILYVAKMNKTISFQDFDSSIPRKIFPLPLLYVGNHVTGLGGTKKLSLPMFTVLRKFTILLTMIMESRILRKSFSPWLVCSVLAIVLGALVAASSDLSFNAEGYTFVLLNDVFTAASGVYTKKTLGTEGLGKYGVLFYNAFIIIIPTVLASAYTGDLQKALTFDGWLSLTFVFYFLLSCVMGFVLMYSIILCSYYNTALTTTVVGAIKNVAVMYIGMFIGGDYIFSWPNFIGLNICISAGLIYSYITFNSPSESNMKPAEDKLPLHITDHHQSSEKI, from the exons ATGATTTTTAACGATGATATTAAACACGGCAGACTCGTGAAGCTTCTGTCGGCCGTGTTTTACGCTGTCAGCTCGTTTCTCATCATCGTGGtgaataaaagtattttaacgCAGTACAG GTTTCCCTCGTACATGTTTCTTGGAATCGGACAG ATGGCAGCTACGATCATCATCCTATATGTTGCCAAAATGAACAAAACTATCAGTTTTCAAGACTTTGACAGCAGTATACCCAGAAAG ATTTTTCCGTTGCCTTTGCTGTATGTTGGCAATCACGTGACCGGTCTGGGCGGAACCAAGAAACTGag TTTGCCAATGTTTACTGTGCTCAGAAAATTCACCATTTTACTCACCATGATTATGGAGTCAAGAATATTGAG GAAAAGTTTTTCACCTTGGCTAGTGTGCAGTGTTTTGGCTATAGTTCTGGGGGCTTTGGTGGCAGCCAG CTCCGATTTGTCCTTCAATGCAGAAGGTTACACGTTTGTTCTGCTAAATGACGTCTTTACTGCCGCCAGTGGCGTTTACACCAAAAAAACCCTTGGAACGGAG GGTTTGGGCAAATATGGAGTTTTGTTTTATAATGCATTCATCATTATCATTCCCACTGTTTTGGCAAGCGCCTACACTGGAGATTTACAGAAG GCTCTGACCTTTGACGGATGGTTATCTTTGACTTTTGTATTTTACTTTTTGCTGTCTTGTGTTATGGG GTTTGTTTTGATGTACTCTATAATCCTCTGCAGTTATTATAACACAGCTTTAACCACAACAGTCGTTGGTGCGATTAAG AATGTGGCTGTGATGTACATTGGCATGTTTATTGGGGGAGATTATATCTTTTCATGGCCAAACTTTATTGGACTAAATATCTG TATCTCGGCAGGATTGATATATTCCTACATAACATTTAACAGCCCGTCAGAATCCAACATGAAACCAGCAGAGGACAAACTACCGCTTCATATCACAGATCATCATCAAAGTTCAGAGAAAATATGA